From the Candidatus Binatia bacterium genome, one window contains:
- a CDS encoding ATP-dependent helicase, producing MARKYVLKRSDLPSGSISGIDYRKELNEAQFEAATAVDGPVLVIAGAGTGKTRTLVYRVARLIDLRIDPRTILLLTFTRRAAEEMLRRASLLIDNRCDKVAGGTFHSFANTVLRHHGPKIELLPSFTIMDRPDSEDMVQLLRAELGLNTKEKRFPRKQTVAEIYSMALNKQWTIPDLIERDYPHLYEYLEDLLRLYERYVDYKKIRGLLDYDDLLIKLKELLSGDEHVRRRLSETYRYIMVDEYQDTNRLQADIVRLLAAAHDNVMVVGDDAQSIYSFRGANFRNIMDFPRDFPGARIISLEENYRSTQPILNFTNEIISRAAEKYEKRLFTSKQEGDTPLLVQAESEPMQSRFVCQKILELREEGVPLWDVAVLFRSSFHSFDLEIELTRHNIPFVKRGGFQFMETAHIKDVLAHLRILANPQDAISWGRVLSLLEGVGPQASQKIIHWLLEGSNPRERLRSFEAKGKVAHGLRTLAQVLEVCSEAQRPAENTQYLMQYYAPILKRNHPEDYPKRMRDLEHFQGMTERYRSLERLLTDMALEPPTDSVDDVLAVDPDEGPLVLSTIHSAKGLEWHSVFIIWVLEGRFPSYYNINTAEELEEERRLLYVAATRAKENLFISYPIKIFDRGLGTVLSRRSQFIEGISEELLEPVTLVDEEDHRDWED from the coding sequence TTGGCCCGGAAATATGTCCTAAAACGGAGCGACCTCCCTTCCGGTTCCATTTCAGGGATCGATTACCGCAAGGAGCTGAACGAAGCGCAGTTCGAAGCGGCCACCGCCGTGGACGGCCCGGTCCTGGTCATCGCGGGCGCCGGAACCGGCAAGACCCGCACCTTGGTTTATCGCGTGGCGCGGCTCATCGATCTGCGCATCGATCCGCGGACGATCCTGCTCCTCACCTTCACACGGCGTGCGGCCGAAGAGATGCTGCGCCGCGCGAGCCTCTTGATCGACAACCGTTGCGACAAAGTGGCCGGCGGAACGTTTCACTCGTTCGCCAACACAGTGCTCCGCCACCACGGCCCCAAGATCGAGCTTCTGCCGTCGTTCACCATCATGGACCGCCCCGACAGCGAGGACATGGTCCAGCTTCTCCGCGCCGAGCTGGGATTGAACACCAAGGAGAAGCGCTTCCCGCGCAAGCAGACCGTGGCGGAAATTTACAGCATGGCGCTGAACAAACAGTGGACGATCCCGGATCTGATCGAGCGCGACTATCCTCATCTCTATGAGTACCTCGAAGATCTCCTGCGCTTGTACGAGCGCTACGTCGATTACAAAAAGATCCGCGGATTGCTCGACTACGACGATCTCCTCATCAAGCTCAAGGAGCTTCTCAGCGGCGACGAGCATGTGCGCCGGCGGCTCTCGGAAACCTACCGCTACATCATGGTGGACGAGTATCAGGACACGAACCGTTTGCAGGCGGACATCGTCCGGCTCCTCGCCGCGGCGCACGACAACGTCATGGTGGTCGGCGACGACGCCCAGAGCATCTACTCGTTTCGCGGCGCCAACTTCCGCAACATCATGGACTTCCCCAGGGATTTTCCCGGCGCGCGCATCATTTCGCTGGAGGAGAACTACCGCAGCACGCAGCCGATCCTGAACTTCACGAACGAGATCATCTCGCGGGCGGCCGAGAAGTACGAGAAGCGTCTTTTCACGAGCAAGCAGGAAGGCGACACGCCGCTGCTCGTCCAGGCCGAGAGCGAGCCGATGCAGTCGCGCTTCGTCTGCCAGAAAATTTTAGAGCTGAGAGAAGAAGGCGTGCCGCTGTGGGACGTGGCGGTGTTGTTCCGCTCCAGCTTTCATTCCTTCGATTTGGAAATCGAGCTCACGCGCCACAACATCCCGTTCGTCAAGCGCGGCGGCTTCCAGTTCATGGAGACCGCGCACATCAAGGACGTGCTCGCGCACTTGCGCATTCTCGCCAATCCCCAGGACGCGATCTCCTGGGGCCGCGTGCTCTCGCTCCTGGAAGGAGTCGGTCCCCAGGCGAGCCAGAAAATCATCCACTGGCTGCTCGAGGGCTCGAACCCGAGAGAGCGCCTGCGGTCGTTCGAAGCCAAAGGCAAAGTCGCGCACGGTTTAAGAACGCTCGCGCAGGTATTGGAAGTCTGCTCCGAGGCGCAACGGCCGGCGGAAAACACGCAATACCTGATGCAGTATTACGCGCCGATCTTGAAGCGGAATCACCCCGAGGACTATCCCAAGCGGATGAGAGACCTGGAGCATTTTCAGGGCATGACCGAGCGCTACCGCAGCCTGGAGCGGCTCTTGACCGACATGGCGCTCGAACCGCCGACGGACAGCGTGGACGACGTGCTCGCGGTCGATCCGGACGAAGGCCCGCTGGTGCTCTCGACGATCCACTCGGCCAAAGGCCTCGAATGGCACTCGGTCTTCATCATCTGGGTGCTGGAGGGACGGTTCCCGTCCTATTACAACATCAACACCGCCGAGGAACTCGAAGAGGAGAGACGGCTTCTCTACGTGGCGGCGACGCGCGCCAAGGAAAATCTCTTCATCTCCTATCCGATCAAGATTTTCGACCGCGGCCTGGGCACCGTGCTCTCGCGGCGGTCGCAATTTATCGAAGGCATTTCCGAGGAGCTGCTGGAGCCGGTGACCTTGGTCGACGAGGAAGACCATCGCGACTGGGAGGACTGA